Genomic DNA from Haloarcula marina:
CCTGCGGCGACGAGATGCGGTTCGAGCGGTCCGCGACCTCGACCGGATGCGCGTGCTGACCGCCGGAATACGTATCTGTGACCCCCTAGTTACCATTACACATGACCGTGGCTGAGAAAATCGACGCGTACCTCGACACCGTCGAAGAGTGGTTGCACGGCCTCTATCACGGCATGATTGAGCACCCATCCTTCGAGAAGATAGAGAAGGAAGCCGAGGACACGGCGGACGTGTTCATGTTCGCGTGTTTCGCCGACGCGTTCGGCATCCCCAGTCCGGTGTCGTACTACACCGCCGAACTGCTCCCGTATCTGACCGACGAGTTCGTCCAGTGGGAGCGGCGGATGTGGGACCGGGAGTCGCTGCTAGAACGCAAGGGCCAACAGTACCACTTCTAACATGCACAAGTTCGTCTTCTTCGGCGGGAAAGGCGGCGTCGGCAAGACCACCGTCTCCAGCGCGTACGGCGTGAAGTGCGCTCGGGACGGTCTGAAGACGCTGCTCGTCTCGACGGACCCGGCCCACAGCACCTCGGACGTGTTCGACCAGCAGTTCGACGACGACCCCAAAGCGGTCGCGGGGTACGACGACCTCTGGGCGATGGAACTGGACCCGGACGAGGAGGTTCAGCGGCACATGCTGGAGATAAAGCAGGCGATGTCCGACCAAGTGAGTCCGTCCATCGTCAACGAGATAGAGAACCAAATCGAGTTGGCTCACCGCACGCCAGGGGCCTACGAGGCGGCGATGTTCGACCGCTTTATCGACGTGATGAAACACAGCGAGGAGTACGACCGCGTCGTCTTCGACACCTCGCCGACCGGGGGGACGCTCCGACTGCTGGCGCTCCCGGAGTTCCTCGAATCGTGGATAGACCGTCTCACCGCCAAGCGAAAGGAGAGCGTCGACCTCTTCGAGAAGGCCGCCATCGGCGACAAGGAGGCCCGGCAGAAACTGCGAGACGACCCCATCATCAATCGGCTCTCCGAGCGCAAGGAGATGTTCGAGTTCGCGGGGCGAACGCTCCGTGAGGAGGCGGCGTTCTACATCGTGTTGAACCCGGACGAACTCTCCATCGAGGAGACCCACCGGGCGCTCGACGACCTGACGGAGGCCGGGTTGGCGGTCGGCGGCCTCGTCGTCAACAAAGTCGCGCCGGAACCGGACGACGACGAGACGGGGAAGGGTGCGACGTATCTGCGAGAGCGCCACCGGACCGAACAGCAGCGCCTCGAGCGCATCCGGACGGAGTTCGAGCAACCGGTCGTCGCGGTCATCGAACAGCGCGTCTCGGAGGTGAAAGGCGACCTGCTCTCGGAGGTCACCGACGAACTCGGCATCGATACCGAGGCGTCGCCGCCGCAGGCCTGAGTCGACGAGCGACCGGCGTCGGCGTAGCCGCGGCTAAGGCTATCTCTCTCGAATTTTGAGGGGATTGTCCATAATCATTAAATACTTTTTGCACACACCTACGCGTGAGGGTCACAACCATGGTACAAGTAATCTGGCTCGTGGTAGCGACACTACTCACGTTCAGCGTCGGGTATCTCGGGTACTCGCGATACCTCGCACAGTTCGTCGAGTTGAGTAACGAGAACGAGACACCGGCCCACAAGTACGAGGACGGGCAGGAGTACGTCCCCGCGAAGAAGCCGGTGTTACTGGGCCACCACTACTCCAGCATCGCCGGGGGTGCGCCCATCGTCGGGCCTATCACCGCTGGCGTCGTCTGGGGGTGGGTCCCCGCGTTGCTGTGGATCGCCATCGGCAACCCGCTGATGGGGTCCGTCCACGACTTCGTCTCGCTGTCGGGAAGCCTCCGACACGAGGGGAAGTCCATCGGCTACATCATCGGTGAGTACGTCGGCGACCGCGGCAAGAACATGCTGTTGTGGTTCGCGTTCCTGACCATCATCCTCGTGGTGGCGGTGTTCGCGCTGGTCGTCGCCATCGTGTTCAACGCCTACCCGCAGGCCGCGACGGCGAGTTTCGTCTACATCGCCCTCGCGCTGGTGTTCGGCGTGTACCTGTACCAACTGGACCTGCCGTTCATCCCGGGGACCGCGGCGTTCGTCCTCGCGGTGTTCGGTGGCGTCTTCGTCGGTATCGAGTTCCCGGTCGCGCTGTTCCCGGCCGCCGAGGCGGGGACCTACCCCGCCGGGACGATGGTGCTGTTCGGGTCGGGACTCGCGTCGATAGTCCCCGCGGCGGGGACCCTCGGAGCGAACACCGCTGGCTGGATTCCGGTCATCCTGCTGTACGCCGCCATCGCGTCGGTGTTGCCGGTGTGGATGCTGCTCCAGCCGCGTGACTTCCTCTCGTCGTTCCTCCTGTACGCGGGGGTCGGCGGGGCGCTGCTGGCGGTCATCGTCGGCACGCTCTTTGGCACGTCGGCGCAACCGCTGACCATCTCGCTGGAACCGTACTACGGGTTCATGGGGACCGCGGGCCTGCCGCTGTTCCCGCTGCTGTTCGTCACCATCGCCTGTGGGACCATCAGCGGGTTCCACTCGCTGGTCTCGTCGGGCACGACGGCGAAGCAACTGAACAAGGAGACCGACGCCCGCCCCATCGGCTACGGCGGGATGCTCGGTGAAGGCCTCCTCGCGACGGTCGCGCTCGGCACCGTCGCCATCGCGGGCGTCACCGCCGGTGGCGGTATCGGTCGCGCGCTTCCGAACTTCGCGTCCGGTGGGAGCGTGATGCTGACGAGCTTCGGCATCCCCACGTCCGTCGGCGCGCCGTTCATGGCGCTCGTCCTCGTGAGTTTCCTCCTCACGTCGACGGACACCGCGGTCCGACTCGGCCGATACATGGCCGAGGAAATCGTCGGCACGCCCGACGCTAGCAGCACGACCGTCCGCCAAGCACAGGAAATCGGCATCAACCGCTACAGTAACGCTATCATTCAGTGTCTCGTCGCGTACGCGCTGGTCGCAAGCGGGTCGTGGGCGAGCCTCTGGCCGCTGTTCGGCGGCGCGAACCAGTTGCTCGCGGCGCTGGCGCTCCTGACCGCGACGGTGTGGCTGGCCAACTGGGACGACAACAAGCAACTCATCAGCACCGGCGTCCCGATGGCGCTGATGACCGTCATCACCGTCTGTGCGCTGCTATACCTCTCGCTGTACCAGAACCTGTACCAGCAGTTCATCCAGGGCGGCTTCGCCGAGAGCGCGGGCATCTTCGCCCGCATCTCGGTGGCCGTCCAAATCGTCCTCGCGCTGGTGCTGGTCGGCCTCGCGCTCTCGCTGGTGTGGATCGGCTACAAGAACATCCGCACGGTGCGCGAACGGCCCGGTGCGGCCCCGGCCGACGACTGAGACGACGCCCGTTTCGACCGACGACTCGTTTTTTCGACGCCGTCACCGTCCGTCAGTTGGACGCTCCCTCGTCGCGGACGTTATCCGAGCCACGCGCGAAGCCGACCGACCAGCCCGCGAGGCTCACCCGTCAAGTCCTTCCACAGTTCGAACGCCGCGGCCACGTCCGCCTCGGTGCTGGCGACGGCCGCCTCGTGGTCGGGTGCGACGACGGCGAGGTTCACATCGTAGCTCCCGTAGTAACCGTACTTCAGCAGGGTCCGGTCGCGGAAGCCGTCGACGTACGACCGGACCGACTCGGGAATATTCGGGACGACGACGACGAAGGTAAAGTCGGTCCCCTGGTGTTCCTCGTTCGCGTCTATCCACTCGTCGGCGAGTTCGTGGCCCACCTCGACGAGCGCGTCCAAATCCGCCGTCGAGACGCCGTCGGTCCGCCGGACGAACAGGTGCTCTTCGGTCTGATAGTTGGCCCAGTTGATGGACTGGTGGAAGAACTGTTTCTGGCTCTCGACGAACAGGCGGCCGTACATCTCGAAGTCCTCTCCCCCGGCGGCGTAGTCGCGTTCCAAGTCGTAGTTGTACTGGAGGCGGTCGGCGACGCGCTGGAGGTAGTCGTCTTCCCACGAAGGTACCTCCTGTCCGTCGCCTCGTTCCTCCGTCGCGGGCCGCTCGTGCGTATCGCTCATGCGTCGGGGTCGTAGGCGTGGGCGTCGTCGCTGACGGCCGGTGCGCCGACGGCGAAGGCCCTGACTCGTTCCGACGCCGATTCCGGGTTGTACGCTCGCTGCGGGCTATCGGGTTCGACGACGAACGCCTCGTCGGCCCCGACTTCGAACGTCTCCTCGGGCGTTTCGACGTAGAGCGTCCCCGAGAGGACGTAGAACACCTCCTCTTGCTGGTCGTGATAGTGGTACGCCAGCGGAATCTGTTCGCCGGGTTCGACCTCGTAGACGTTCGCGGCCAACTGTTCGAGGTC
This window encodes:
- a CDS encoding ArsA family ATPase, which gives rise to MHKFVFFGGKGGVGKTTVSSAYGVKCARDGLKTLLVSTDPAHSTSDVFDQQFDDDPKAVAGYDDLWAMELDPDEEVQRHMLEIKQAMSDQVSPSIVNEIENQIELAHRTPGAYEAAMFDRFIDVMKHSEEYDRVVFDTSPTGGTLRLLALPEFLESWIDRLTAKRKESVDLFEKAAIGDKEARQKLRDDPIINRLSERKEMFEFAGRTLREEAAFYIVLNPDELSIEETHRALDDLTEAGLAVGGLVVNKVAPEPDDDETGKGATYLRERHRTEQQRLERIRTEFEQPVVAVIEQRVSEVKGDLLSEVTDELGIDTEASPPQA
- a CDS encoding carbon starvation CstA family protein, with amino-acid sequence MVQVIWLVVATLLTFSVGYLGYSRYLAQFVELSNENETPAHKYEDGQEYVPAKKPVLLGHHYSSIAGGAPIVGPITAGVVWGWVPALLWIAIGNPLMGSVHDFVSLSGSLRHEGKSIGYIIGEYVGDRGKNMLLWFAFLTIILVVAVFALVVAIVFNAYPQAATASFVYIALALVFGVYLYQLDLPFIPGTAAFVLAVFGGVFVGIEFPVALFPAAEAGTYPAGTMVLFGSGLASIVPAAGTLGANTAGWIPVILLYAAIASVLPVWMLLQPRDFLSSFLLYAGVGGALLAVIVGTLFGTSAQPLTISLEPYYGFMGTAGLPLFPLLFVTIACGTISGFHSLVSSGTTAKQLNKETDARPIGYGGMLGEGLLATVALGTVAIAGVTAGGGIGRALPNFASGGSVMLTSFGIPTSVGAPFMALVLVSFLLTSTDTAVRLGRYMAEEIVGTPDASSTTVRQAQEIGINRYSNAIIQCLVAYALVASGSWASLWPLFGGANQLLAALALLTATVWLANWDDNKQLISTGVPMALMTVITVCALLYLSLYQNLYQQFIQGGFAESAGIFARISVAVQIVLALVLVGLALSLVWIGYKNIRTVRERPGAAPADD
- a CDS encoding cupin domain-containing protein codes for the protein MGYRHIVVDDIDPTPDRPSTQRSVSDAADLEQLAANVYEVEPGEQIPLAYHYHDQQEEVFYVLSGTLYVETPEETFEVGADEAFVVEPDSPQRAYNPESASERVRAFAVGAPAVSDDAHAYDPDA